The Acidobacteriota bacterium DNA segment CGGGGCGTATCGAGCCGACTGCGCCGGGATATGCCGCACCGCCGTGACGACAGTGTCGCCACCGACCTGGACGTGGACGCCTGCCGCGGCCGCTGGCGACGGCAGCGTGGACGGCGCCGTGCGGGCGTCTGGTGCGAGATGGCCGATGGCGTCCTGCAGCGCCTGATCCTTGTTGCCGGAGACGCGCGTCAGGGTGCCGGACATCGCGTCCGATGCTACGCCGAGGGGTCGAGGCGATCAAGAGACGAAAGAGACGGCTATCCGTGTCGTAACAAACGTTAAGAAATTGTCAAGCTTGTAAAGCGGCCGTGCTAGCATCCACCCGCTCGACCGTCTCACCGTGCCGTCTCCTCGTGTGTCCCTGCTGTGGTGTGGCTTGTGTCTCGGCCTTGCGGTGGCCTTCTCGTGGCCATTGCCGCTCCACCTCTCGACGCACCTCATGGGTGAGCCCAGCGGCGATACGGGCGTCTACGTGTGGAACATGTGGGTGTTCCGGCACGAGGTGCTCCAGCACCAGTTCCCGCTGCAGACCAACGCCGTCCTGTCGCTGTCGCCGCGCGTCGACCTGACCCTGCACAACTACACGCTGTTCATGAACCTGCTGGCGTTCCCGTTGATCGGACCGCTCGGGCTCGTGGCGGCGTTCAACGTCGTGTATGTCGCGATGATGGCCCTCACGGCATGGTGTACGGCGCGCCTCGCGTACGCGCTCTGCGGGCGCGGCTGGGAGTCGTGGCTGGCCGGTGTGGCCTTCGCGTTCTCACCCGTGCTGATGGCGCGCAGCACGGCGCACTTCTCGCTCGTCGCCGCGGCGCCCCTCGCCGTGCTGGTGCTCATCCTGGTCAGGGGCGAGGGCAAGGGACGGATACGCGACTCGATCGCGCTCGGGGCAACGCTGGCGTGGGCGGCGTTCTGCGACATCTACTACGCCGTGTACGGCGCCCTCATCATCGGCGCCTACGTGATCGCGGCCGCCATCACCATCTCGCGCGGCGAGGCTGCGGCCTGGACGGCGTTCGTCCACAGGGCCACTCGTGGACTCTCGGTGATCGCCGCCACGTTCGTGGGCGTGGTCGCCGTGCAGGGTGGTCTGATCCACGTGGCCGGCATCCGCATCAGCATGCGGTCGCTCTACACACCCGTGCTGGTGCTCACGGTGCTCGTGGTGACGTACCTGCTGACGGTCTGGCGGCCGACGATCGCATGGCGCCACAGGTTCACGTGGTCGCACGCGCGCATGGCGGGCGCACTGGTGGCGACGGCCGCCCTGCTGCTCTCGCCGGTGCTCATCGCCTACGGCCAGCGGATGCTCAGCGGCCAGATGGCACCGCACGAGATCTACTGGCGCACGAGCCCGCCGGGCGTGGACCTGCTCGCGTTCGTGATGCCGAACCCGACGTCGCCGTGGTTCGGCGCGCCGTTCAAGGCATGGATCGAAGCGCGGCGTGCCGACGGCTTCGCGGAACTGACGGGGTCGATGTCACTCGTGGTGCTCGCCGTGCTGGCGTTCGCGTGGTTCCGTGCCGGCTGGCGGCCCACTCGGCGGCGCTGGCTGTGGTTCCCCGTGGTGTTCGCCACGATGGCGCTCGGGCCGTTCGTCCACATCGCGGGCATCAACACGTACATTCCCGGACCGTGGGCCGTGTTGCGCTACGTGCCGATCGTCGGCCTCGCGCGATCGCCGTCGCGCTTGGTCGTGCTCGTCGCGCTGTTCGTGGCCGTGCTGTTCGCGCTCGCGCTCACGGCGATCGGCCAGCGCTGGCCCGCGCGCCGCCGCGTTGTCCTCTCGGTGCTGACGGTGTTGCTGCTGCTCGAACTGTCGCCGGTGCCCCGGCAGATCTACTCCGGCGACGTGGCCGCGGCGTACCACACGATCGCCGCCGATCCACGCGCCGACGCGCGCGTGCTGTCGCTCCCCTTCGGCGTGCGCGATGGCACCTCCTCGCTCGGCCGCTTCAACCCGCTCACGCAGTACCAGCAGACGGTGCACGGCAAGCGGCTCGTCGGCGGCTATCTGTCGCGCGTCACGCGCGAACAGAAGCAGTCGCTGCTCCGCCACCCGGTGCCCGATGCACTGGTGGCGCTGAGCGAGCCTGGCTCACCTGGTCTCACCGATGAGCAACGGCAGCGCGCGTACGACGGGCGCGATCGCTTCCTCGACGCGACGCACCTCGCATGGGTCGTGACAGACGATGCGTTGACGTCTCCGGAACTGCGCGCCTTCGCCGAGGACCTGCTGCGCCTCCGCCGTATCAGTTCAGCGGACGGTTACACGTTGTACGTCCCTGAACAGGCTCCCTGAATTTCAGCGCTCTCTTCTCCCCCGCGCCACCTTCGCGACGACGCCCGACAAGCCGATGACGCCGACGAGGTTCGGGAAGATCTGGAGGGCGTTCATCAGGTCGCCCCACGCCCACACGACTTCCACGCGGCCGATTGCGCCGAACGGAATCAGCAGGCAGTAGATCCAGCGGTACCAGTGCGCCACGGGACGGCCCAGCAGGTACTCGAAGAACTGCTCGCCGTAGAAGGCCCAGCCGATCAGCGTGGTGTAGCCGAAGAGGAACGCGCACAGCGCGACGACGTAGCCGCCGATGCCCGGCATCGCGGCGTCGAAGGCTGATGCCACGGCCGCCGAACTCGTGAGCCCCGATTGCCAGGCGCCCGTCAGCAGGATCGTCATTGCGCTGATCGTCGACGTGACGAACGACACGATCGCCACTTCCATCACCGCCTGCAACCCCTGCTGCGCGGGATCGTCGCTGCGCGCGGTGCCGTACGCGGCCGATGCCGTGCCATAGCCGGCTTCGTTGGCGTACATGCCGCGCGCCAGGCCATAACGCATCGCGATCACCATGCCGAGCGTGCCGCCCGCGCCGGAACGCAGCGAGAACGCCTCCTCGAACACGAGCGACAGCACCGCCGGGATCCGGTCGGCGAACATCGCGATCACGATCACGCCGCCACCGAGATACAGCGCGACCTTCAACGGCGCGAGCTTCTCCGCCGCGCGGCCGATCGATCCGATGCCGCCGACGATCACCAGCCACACGAGCACCGCGATCGTCACGCCCGCCGCCCACGTGGGAATACCGAGCTGCGACTGCAGGACGACAGCGATCGAATTGGGCTGCGTGAACGGCGTCGTGCTGATGGCCGCCACGCCCGCGATGAGCGCGTACGTGGACGCGAGCCACGGCTTGCCGAGGCCATCGCGCAGCGCATACATCGGCCCCGACCGCATCGCGGCGCCATCGGCTTCGCGCCACGTGACGCCGAGTACCGCCTCGGTGAACTTGATCGTCGTGGCGACGAACCCGTACGCCCAGATCCAGAACAGCGCACCAGGCCCGCCAGAGACGATGGCCGTGGCGACGCCGGCGATGTTGCCGGTGCCGATGGTGCCCGACAGCGCCGTCATGAACGCCTGGAACGGCGACAGCGCGCCCGCCGCCGCATTGTCGGCGGCGAGCATGGCGCGGAACGCCTCTCCGAATCGCCGCACCTGCACGAACCGATACCGGATCGTCAGGAACGCCCCCGTGCCGAAGAGCAGCACGATGAGCCACGGCACGAACAGCGCGTCGGCAGCCCGCTGGATCAGATCGGCAAGGATGGCCATGGGGACTGAATTCTAGATGTTGCTCCTGCTCTGGCAGCCGTCGACGGTGACGCAGGCGCCACTGATCCAGCTCGCACGCGGCGAGGCGAGGAAGGCGACGACGTCGCCGACCTCGTCGGCCCTGCCGAATCTGCCGAACGGCAGCTCGCGGGCAACGAACTGCGCCATGCCCTCCGGATCGGCCTGCTGGCGCTGATGCCACGATCCGCCGTCGAACAGGATCGACCCCGGTGCGATGGAATTGACGCGGATGTTGTCCGGGGCGAGCTGCTGCGCCAGCGCCTTGCCGAGACTGATCTCGGCGGCCTTGACGGCGTTGTACGTCATGCGGCCGCCCGACTCGCGGCCCCAGATCGACGCGATGAGCAGGATGACGCCGCCGCCCCGCGCGCGCATGTGCGGCACGACGAGCCGCGATGCACGGATCGCCGGGAACAGCGTCTGATCGAACGCCTGCTGCCACACATCGTCAGGCGTATCGAGCAGGCCGGCGCCCTTGCCGAGCCCGACGTTGTTGACGAGGATGTCCACGCCGCCCCACGTCGAGACCGCAGCGTCGACAATCCGCTGCACGTCGCGCTCGATCGAGACGTCGGCTTCGACGGCGATCACGCGATCGCCGGTGCCCGCCGTCGCCGTGAGTGCTGCGGCTGCCTGCCCGAGCGTCGAGGGCGTCCGTCCGCAGATGACCACGCGCGCGCCTTCGGTGACAAGGGCGTGCGCGGCCGCGAGTCCGAGCCCCTTGCTGCTGCCCGTGACGATCGCGACCTTGCCTGCGAGTCCGAGGTCCATCTACTGGGGTCCTCCGTCGGTGAGATCGTTGAGGCGCCAGTCGTACTCGGAGTAGGCCACCGAGAACGTGTTGGCCGTGAGCGCGCGCCGCTCGCTCGGGAGCACGTGCGGCATCACCAGGTGGAGGATCGCGAGCTCGAGCGGACTGCGCCCCGCGAACGTCTGCGCGTCGCCCGCCCAGGCGCGCGTGAAGTCGGCTTCGCGCCATCCGAAAATGGGCGAGATCTCGATGCGGTCCGCGCCGGGATCGAAGCGGAAGCACTCGTTGCGCGTGACGCACTCGGCGCCCACCGATTCGAGCTGCGATTCGAGCCGCGCGGCGGTGAAGGCTTCGCTGCGCAGGCGTCCGCCGCCGATCGATCCACGCCCGATGGCGAAGTACATGCGCGGGTCGTCGAATCCCGGCAGGATCTGCTTCTCGATGTCTTCGAGCGAGAGCAGTCGTCCGCCCACGCGGTGTCGCTTCGCACCGAACGCGCCAGGCACGTGCTGGATGCTGTTGCGCGGATACTGCGCCGACGTACCGCGGATCGGATACGCGTTGACCACCGTTCGCAG contains these protein-coding regions:
- a CDS encoding sodium:alanine symporter family protein; this translates as MAILADLIQRAADALFVPWLIVLLFGTGAFLTIRYRFVQVRRFGEAFRAMLAADNAAAGALSPFQAFMTALSGTIGTGNIAGVATAIVSGGPGALFWIWAYGFVATTIKFTEAVLGVTWREADGAAMRSGPMYALRDGLGKPWLASTYALIAGVAAISTTPFTQPNSIAVVLQSQLGIPTWAAGVTIAVLVWLVIVGGIGSIGRAAEKLAPLKVALYLGGGVIVIAMFADRIPAVLSLVFEEAFSLRSGAGGTLGMVIAMRYGLARGMYANEAGYGTASAAYGTARSDDPAQQGLQAVMEVAIVSFVTSTISAMTILLTGAWQSGLTSSAAVASAFDAAMPGIGGYVVALCAFLFGYTTLIGWAFYGEQFFEYLLGRPVAHWYRWIYCLLIPFGAIGRVEVVWAWGDLMNALQIFPNLVGVIGLSGVVAKVARGRRER
- a CDS encoding DUF547 domain-containing protein, giving the protein MRFPVLRFVASILALVACFLPQTRGVRAQQSASMSDVGMHRSLDVILDTYVREGLVYYRALRAERGRLDTYVSNLDMPTAALEAWSREEQAAFWLNAYNAIVLRTVVNAYPIRGTSAQYPRNSIQHVPGAFGAKRHRVGGRLLSLEDIEKQILPGFDDPRMYFAIGRGSIGGGRLRSEAFTAARLESQLESVGAECVTRNECFRFDPGADRIEISPIFGWREADFTRAWAGDAQTFAGRSPLELAILHLVMPHVLPSERRALTANTFSVAYSEYDWRLNDLTDGGPQ
- a CDS encoding SDR family oxidoreductase, with the protein product MDLGLAGKVAIVTGSSKGLGLAAAHALVTEGARVVICGRTPSTLGQAAAALTATAGTGDRVIAVEADVSIERDVQRIVDAAVSTWGGVDILVNNVGLGKGAGLLDTPDDVWQQAFDQTLFPAIRASRLVVPHMRARGGGVILLIASIWGRESGGRMTYNAVKAAEISLGKALAQQLAPDNIRVNSIAPGSILFDGGSWHQRQQADPEGMAQFVARELPFGRFGRADEVGDVVAFLASPRASWISGACVTVDGCQSRSNI